Genomic window (Bradysia coprophila strain Holo2 chromosome X unlocalized genomic scaffold, BU_Bcop_v1 contig_98, whole genome shotgun sequence):
CGGTCAGCATTGATGGTAAGGATCTGTGAATGTGAAATAACATTGATGCGTTACCAAGGTAAGGAAAATCAGACAAGAAAAATAGTACCGGAAGATCCTCCTCTTCAGCCATGTTGCGAGCCTGTAGACCACTTAACCATTCGTCGTGATATTGATCCAGCTCGGACAAGTACTCAAGGGTCACTCCACTCTCCTCTGACCGAGCACGTGAAAGCAAGCGACTGTATGAAACAGCTGGAGAAGCAGACAGATAAActaaatcatgaaaaaaaaaaagtggataACGAGGACACTGAtgaaaagaaacaaacaaagcTACCTATTATCTGAGGAATTGCTCTCCACTGATCACGGACAGTATCATGGAATTGGTTCAGGATCGCAGATGAAACGGAATCCAAATGACCATGTGCAAGCATACACCGCTGGAAACAATGACTAGAGAAACGTTTGATAAACATTGTGGTTACGGGAAATGTTGGCTGAAGGTTAGAAAGTAATTACCGAGCGCTCAACAGTGACCGCTCAACTAGCTTGATACGACGTGGTGAGATTCGCAGATAGCGATCGAGCAAAGTAATCATTACTTCCATTTGAAATGGGAATCCCCACTTCGCAGGATCCGAGTAAAATTGCTCCTGTAAAAGAGATAAAAAAGATGAGTGGTACAGGAGGAAGTAGAAAAGCTCTGTGTGACACGTACGAGCAAGTTGGTCCCACCGACATTAGACCAAGTGTCGACAGGCTCACTGAAAACGTCGAACGCTGGATCCTGTGAGCAGTAGGAGAGGAACGTGCTTTTCCCGCTTCCAATATTCCCCTCGACAGAAACGATTAGCTGGCCTCTGCTCTCGTAAGTTGGTTCGGCAATAACGGTGTCTACGGTCGACATACTGAATTGTGGGTATACGTGACAAGACGAAAATGGGAATAGAAAGTGTAGAATGCGTGGTGTGAGAAAAAGTGTGCGATCTTAGTTTGAAGTAAATGTGAGAATGGCATGCTGATTGATAGTGGTAATGCGAACGTACCGGGTGTGATGAATGCTTACGCCTTGAGGTGTAAGGAGGATGATGAGTAATGCAGTAATAGAATAAGAATACTAAAATAAGAGTaactttaaaagaaaaatgatgaCGAAGCTAGTAAAAAGTCAAACCTAATCCTCCCCTTTTTACCACACTCAGAAAACAATACAAGTAATGAAGTGAACCATGGACGTAAAAATAAAGTAGATGACGAAGGAAGGACActtgaaacaaaatgaatatgAAAGAACTAAAAAGGTACAGAGCGtgacaaaataagaaaagGTAAAATCAAAGGGAAAAGGTAATTGATAAAAGATGATAAAGTAGCTAGTCCGACCACATAGATCGAGCGACGGTGGTTGAGTTAGTTACCACAGAAAGTACTCTGTGGTATATAAGAAAATAGTAAACCAGAGTGGTGTGCCCTACACTGATAGCATTCAGAACACACATTAAGTTCGAAAGGTGAAAGTTGAACGGGGAGAGTGGAGACATACTAATGTGTGCTTTGAATGTAATCAAGGAGAACGAAAAGGGGGATTAGGGTCTGACTCACAATCAAACCAAAATCCTCACGTCCAATGTTCTCATGGGATCGCTCACAGGAGCACGTTTTGGTtactcaagtcaagtcaagtcaagcgTTGCGTAAGTGTAAAGGCACTGGTGGCAGCGGTCCTTGACACTCATTTATATCTCTTTTGCATCGCGTCAGCCCCTTATATGCTTCTGTGCTCTTCGGCGCTCGAGCCAAGTAAATAGCACATTGGGCTATAATAACATCAGCCTCGGGCATACCCACTAACTGGACGGCGTTCAAACTGTTCAATGCAATGGAAACGGCTTGTGGATCGGCCAGACCTATAGCATTGATTATTGGCGAAtggaaaatcagaaaatttacgCACAACAACTAAAAAGTGTCGTCAATTACCAATATCTTCACTGGCGGCCCTGACCAATCGTCGACATATGTATCTGGGATCTTCTCCACCGATCATCATCCGTGTACACCAGTACAATGCGGCATTATCGTCAGACGCTCGAATTGATTTATGCAGTGCTGATATCATGTCGTAGTGTTGATCGCCCTTGCGGTCATAGAGGATGTGGCTCTTTTTAATACCTGTTGGAAAGGTAGACAATTTGTGCAGATTGTTCATTGTGGCGTCTGTCTAATACGCTTACCATCTTTGATGGCGTCTAATGTAACGACTTTCAAATCGTAATTTGTATCACCGTGCTTTTGATCTAGGATCGATTGCAATGCCAACTGAAGACTATTCAAAGCGATTCGAGCATCCCCATCACACATGTCAGCTAGCCATTTTATAGAAGCTGCCTCGACCACAGCCCTAGAGGAATGGTCAGATTTTAgttcgaaaaattaatttccgatttttctttctcttacTCTGGCACGAAGCCGATGTCTGCTATTTTCGGTGGCTCGTCACCCTCACGTATCACAGCGTTAAATGTTTTCAGTGATCGACACAAAATTTGATACATGCAATCGCTTTCGATTTTTTCCAGTATGATGACTCGGCATCGGCTGAGCAATGCTGAATTCAAACTGAAACTTGGATTTTCTGTTGTAGCACCAATCAGAGTAATTGCTCCACTTTCAACGTGTGGTAGGAAAGTGTCCtaagaaaaatgga
Coding sequences:
- the LOC119070618 gene encoding ATPase WRNIP1-like encodes the protein MNKSETNSECPICSKLFPADAIETHVNRCIFLNTRTDNSDGAAKEPKRTFGVFQSNSPTGGGKKPKLDVNVNGTKKRSILSGKASSAAEKLSAIEIKDDVDDAKRTQSTSTLERKEKTMKNVDINSSIPLAEKMRPDTIDDYVGQDHIIGKNTILRQVLDKNEVPSMILWGPPGCGKTTLAHIIANQCKATSNSRFVKLSATMCGVNDVKEVIKVAVNERKFKRKTILFMDEIHRFNKLQQDTFLPHVESGAITLIGATTENPSFSLNSALLSRCRVIILEKIESDCMYQILCRSLKTFNAVIREGDEPPKIADIGFVPEAVVEAASIKWLADMCDGDARIALNSLQLALQSILDQKHGDTNYDLKVVTLDAIKDGIKKSHILYDRKGDQHYDMISALHKSIRASDDNAALYWCTRMMIGGEDPRYICRRLVRAASEDIGLADPQAVSIALNSLNAVQLVGMPEADVIIAQCAIYLARAPKSTEAYKGLTRCKRDINECQGPLPPVPLHLRNA
- the LOC119070619 gene encoding deoxynucleoside kinase-like isoform X1; its protein translation is MSTVDTVIAEPTYESRGQLIVSVEGNIGSGKSTFLSYCSQDPAFDVFSEPVDTWSNVGGTNLLEQFYSDPAKWGFPFQMEVMITLLDRYLRISPRRIKLVERSLLSARHCFQRCMLAHGHLDSVSSAILNQFHDTVRDQWRAIPQIIVYLSASPAVSYSRLLSRARSEESGVTLEYLSELDQYHDEWLSGLQARNMAEEEDLPVLFFLSDFPYLGNASMLFHIHRSLPSMLTVLLTRW
- the LOC119070619 gene encoding deoxynucleoside kinase-like isoform X2 is translated as MSTVDTVIAEPTYESRGQLIVSVEGNIGSGKSTFLSYCSQDPAFDVFSEPVDTWSNVGGTNLLEQFYSDPAKWGFPFQMEVMITLLDRYLRISPRRIKLVERSLLSARHCFQRCMLAHGHLDSVSSAILNQFHDTVRDQWRAIPQIIVYLSASPAVSYSRLLSRARSEESGVTLEYLSELDQYHDEWLSGLQARNMAEEEDLPILTINADRPFNEVVKDYDRVMKELKFLYDC